Genomic DNA from uncultured Methanospirillum sp.:
TGATCCGATTGTACACACTGATACCGGACCGGGATGCACTACAGAGCACGAGTGAACTTACCAAATCCGGATGAGATACGGCAAGTTGCAATCCGATCATTGAACCAAGGGAATACCCGAAGATATGGCATGGAGAGGTACCAAGCCTTTTCAAAAGGAGACAGGCGTCGTTAGCCATAACCTGAATCGACACTTCAGCATTCTCACCTGATGAATACCCGGTCCCCCGGATATCATAGATGATCACCCGATATTCCTGTGAAAACTGTGAAATCAGCCTTCGATCCCATCCAGACATCGTCCCACCCATTGCCATAATCATAAGGAGGGGTTCTCCGGATCCGATGGACCGGTACGCGGTCCTTATTGGTCCGGTCTGAAGGTGATGAACAGGGTAGTCAGTCAGAGGATCGGTCATGAACTCAGAGGTACCATCGTGCCATCATCTCATATTCCGTGTCTGCCATACATGATTCAGAACACTCCGGTTGTGATTTACTCAGTTCTGTCTGGCAATTATTCAGAGGTAGCATCTCATTCTCCCGTTCTGTCAGACCGTGACACCGGTTGCGGATCAGGGAGATAATCAGGATGTACCTGCGGGTACGCGAAGAACGCAATGATCAGGATGAGGATACTCACAAGAAACGCAAATGAAAATGCCCAGTGAAACCCGGCTGCGAGGTTTACAACATCAACGGAGGCAAGTTTTTCCATATTGATACCACTGGAAAGGGGAAGGTCCGGAATACCCAGCATAAAGATGATATTAAAAATGGGTATACCGATGATCAGGGGAATGAACCGTGAGAGACTGATAAAACTTGATATCATCCC
This window encodes:
- a CDS encoding alpha/beta hydrolase, translating into MTDPLTDYPVHHLQTGPIRTAYRSIGSGEPLLMIMAMGGTMSGWDRRLISQFSQEYRVIIYDIRGTGYSSGENAEVSIQVMANDACLLLKRLGTSPCHIFGYSLGSMIGLQLAVSHPDLVSSLVLCSASRSGISVYNRITSWFDPENPGIIPPRARFPPEFLNEHPDLSDVFPPSAHPVNIPAILRQLDAIGAWEISDEALAGISKPVLLLTGEEDCITPVEDGETIASHLNDATCVEVPGGGHGMMYQVPDQIAARTLDFLSLQKPQR